The DNA region CGCGTCGCGGCGCCGTTTCGCGGGTACCGGTCGGGTCGTCAGCCCGCGGCCGCGGTCGGCTCCTCGTGGTCGGCGGCGGCGCACTCGTCGAGGAGGGGGCGCATGCCGTCGTCCACGAGCCGGTAGCGCACCACGCGTCCGTCCTTGTCGCCGGTGACCAGGCCCGCGGTGCGGAGCAGGCGCAGCGCCTGGGAGACGGCGGGGTCGCGCATGCCGGTGGCGACCGCCAGGTCGCTGACGGCGAGCGGGCCGGCCCGGTGGAGGGCGAGCAGCAGGGCGAGCCGTCCGGGGTCGGCGAGCAGGGAGAACCGCTCGGCCCAGGAGCGGACGTGCTCGGTGTCACCGATGGCGGCGATGGCTTCGCAGACCCGGTGCCCGTCGATGGTGCGGTGGCCCGCGCGGTCGGCCGGTACGAGATGCATGCGGACATTCTGGCAGCTCACGACCTGTGATCCTGGACACCTGCACAGGTGCGCAACCTTGCGAGGGTGCCGTCCTGCCCCTACGGTGTTCCCCGCCGTGGTGCTCGGGAAGACCGGTGACGGACCCTCAACAGGTCCCATTCCGGAGCGGCCCTCGCCACTGTGATCGGGGGAGAGTTGTCCGGACCCACGTGCCACTGGGCGCCTCGTGCGCCTGGGAAGGCGGGTCCGGAAGCCCCGTAAGCCAGGAGACCGGCCACGGCATCTCACGACGTCATTCCACGAGGTGCTGGAGCGTGATCCGCAGATGACCCTGCCCGAAACCGCCACTCCCGCCGAGGCGGTCCCCTCCGTCCTGCCCACCTTCCGGTGGAAGCGCGAGGACACCATCCGTACCGCCGGGCTGATGGGGGTGATCCTGGCCATGCACGTGGTGGCGTTCGGGACCCTCGTCTTCCTGGTCGCCCCGCAGAACTACGCCGTCGGCACCCAGGTCTTCGGGGTCGGCCTCGGCATCACCGCGTACACCCTGGGCATGCGGCACGCCTTCGACGCCGACCACATCGCGGTGATCGACAACACCACCCGCAAGCTGATGGCGGACGGCAAGCGACCGGTGTCGGTGGGCTTCTGGTTCGCGCTCGGCCACTCCTCGATGGTGGTCGTCATGGCCGCCCTGGTCGCGGGCGGCGCCCAGCTGGCGGGCACGCTGATGGACGACGACTCGGCCACCCACAAGTGGCTCGGGATGATCGGCACCACGGCCTCCGGCGCCTTCCTGTACCTGATCGGCGCGCTCAACCTGGCGGCGCTGTTCGGCATCCTGAAGGTGTTCCGCTCGATGCGGGCCGGGCGGTACGACGAGGCGGAGCTGGAGGAGCACCTCGACTCGCGCGGCCTGATGGCCCGGATCCTGAACCGGGCGACCCGCTCGATCACCCGGCCCGGGCAGATGTTCCCGGTCGGCATGGTGCTGGGCCTGGGCTTCGACACCGCGACCGAGGTGACGCTGATGGTGATGGCCGGTTCGGGTGCGGCGGCGGGGCTGCCCTGGTACGCGATCGCGTGCCTGCCGCTGCTGTTCGCGGCCGGGATGAGCCTGTTCGACACCCTGGACGGGACGTTCATGAACTTCGCGTACCAGTGGGCCTTCTCCAACCCGGTGCGCAAGGTGTACTACAACCTGACCATCACCGGGCTGTCGATCGCGGTGGCCTTCATCATCGGCACCATCGAGCTGGTCGGCGTGCTGCACGAGAAGCTCGACCTGACCGATCCGGTGACGGGGTTCATCGCGGACATCTCGCTGGACAACGTCGGCTACGCGATCGCGGGGCTGTTCGTGGTGGTGTGGGCGATCGCGATCGCCTACTGGAAGCTGGCGGGCGTCGAGAAGCGCTGGACGCCTGTGAAGTAGCCCGTCGGTGCAGCCACGTCGGTGTGGCCCCGTCGGTCACGCCGTCGCGAGCAGCAGCGTGCCCGCGACGGCGAGCCCGGCGCCGACCAGCTGGACCGGGCGCAGCCGTTCCTTCAGCACCCCGCGCGCCAGCAGCGCCGTCACCACCGGGTAGAGCGAGGCGAGCACGGCGGCCACCGCCGCCGAGCCGCCGTGCGAGGCCAGGGCGTACGTGGCGTTGCCGGCGACGTCGACCAGCCCGACGCCGGTGAGCAGGGGCAGCCGGGAGCGCAGCTCCGGCAGCAGCCCGGAGGTGTCGGTGCCGCGCAGGCCGATCAGCAGCGCGGCACCGCCGACGAGGACGTTGACGACCCGCTGGACGCACAGCACGAGCAGCAGCCCGCCACCGGCCGAGGCCTGCGAGAGCAGGGACATGTTGGCGCCGAAGCCGAAGGCGGCGGCCAGGCTGAGCAGCAGGGCGGTGCGGGCGGCGGACGGCCCGCCGCGCTCGGGCCCGCCGGCCAGCACCACGCCGGCCACCGCGACCGCGATCCCGGCCAGCTGGCCGAGGCCGGGCCGCTCGCCGAGCGCGAGCCCGACGCCGACCGGCACCGCGACGCCGACGGTGGCCAGCGGGGACACCACGCCCATCGGGCCGAGTGCCAGCGCCCGGTAGAAGGCGAGCATCGCGAAGGGGCCGATCACCCCGGCGGCGACGGCGTACCAGAGGGCGGGGGAGGCGTCGGCCCAGCCGCCGGTGGCCAGCAGGGCGAGGAGCAGGACGACGGTGGCCGCGGTCTGGGAGACGACCACCACGGCGAGCGCGGGCAGCCGGCGGGTGAGGACGCCGCCGCCGAAGTCGCCCAGGCCGGTGAGCAGGCTGGCGGAGAGGGCGAGCAGGACGGTCACTTGAGGGTCCTGGAGTTGTTTGAGGACAGCACAATGCACTCCGAAGTACAGTCGGATGGACTTGTTGCCGGAACGGCAGCGTAGTGCACTGAACTGAACTCGACCGAACAATATTCTGTACGTCTCGTACGGTGGACACCGGAGGACTGCCCGCGTGCCGGACCCCGACCTCGTCTCCCGGGCCCTCGCCCGGAACGTCAAGCGGCTGCGCACCGAGCGCGGCCACACCCTGGACGCCCTCGCCGCCCGCTCCGGAGTGAGCCGCGGCATGATCGTCCAGATCGAGCAGGGCCGCACCAACCCGAGCGTGGCCACCGTGGTCCGGATCGGCGACGCGCTCGGCGTCTCGATCGCCACGCTGCTCGACTACGAGGAGGGCCCGGACGTCCGGATCGTGCCCGGCGACCAGGCCGTCCCGCTCTGGACCGGCCCGGAGGGCGGCACCGGCACCCTGCTGCACGGGATCGAGGCGCCCGGGCCGCTGGAGCTGTGGGACTGGCGGATGGCGCCGGGTGAGGAGTACTCCGCCGAGCCGCACCCGGCCGGGACGGTGGAGATCCTGCGGGTCGACGAGGGCGAGCTGACCCTGGTGCACGGCGAGCGGCTGCACGCGGTGCCGGCCGGCAGCACGGTCTCCTTCGACGCCTCCCACGCGCACGTCTACCGCAACGCGGGGGAGCGGGAGCTGCGGCTGACCATGGTGGTGTCGGTCCCGCCGCCGCGCTGAGCTGTTCTTCGGATGCCGAAGCGGCGCCTCCCCGGCGTGGGGGGCGCCGCTTTCGCGTGCCGTCGCTCCTGCGGGGTGTTCCTCCTGTCGGTCGGCGCTCTTCGCGGAAGTCGACGCGCCCGCCCACGACCGGGTCGTACTTGCGCAGGACCATCCGGTCCCGCAGAACCTCGTCCCGGCCTACCGCCGCGGCCCGATCGACCCGGAGGGGAGGTGACGGCGCGAAGGAGGTGAGGGGATTCCGGGGGGGCTCGCTCGTCGGGGGACGGGACGCGGCGCGAGCCGGTTGTGCTCGGCCGAGCGACTCGGGGCGCCGTCGGCGGGCCGTCGCGAGGGGCGCAGTGGGGCGGTGGGGCATCGGGCGGGGGTGCTCGGCGGGCGGTTCGGGCCGGGGGTTCGTAGGCTCGACGCATGGTGGATGCGTACGCGGGTCGGCGGGAGCGGGTGAGGGAGCACTGCAGTGCGGCCGGGGTCGATGCGGCGCTGATCACCCGGGCGGCGAACGTGCGGTATCTGACGGGCTGCGCGCCCTGTGGGGCGACGCTGTTGCTGACCCGGGAGCGGGCGCTGCTGTCGCTGCCGGACGACCTGCCGCCGGATGACTCGGGGGAGCACCTGATCGCCCCGGACGTCACCCAGGTGCCGGTGTCGGCCGGGGCGGACACCGCGCTGGCGGCGGCGGCCGCGGCCGGGCGGCTGGGGGTGCGGGACCTGGCGGTGGAGGAGCACGACCTGACCGTCACCCGGCACCGGGCGGTGGCCGGCCTGGTGGAGGGAGCCCGGCTGGCGGACCTCGGCCAGGTGGTGGAGCGGCTGCGGGTGGTGAAGGACGAGCACGAGATCGCCGATCTGCGGATCGCCGCCGAGATCGCCGACCAGGCGCTCGGTGAGCTGCTGGAGTCGATCCTGGTCGGCCGGACCGAGCGGCACCTGGCGATGGAGCTGGAGCGCCGGATGATCGACCACGGCGCCGACCGGGCGGCCTTCCCGGTCTCGGTCGGCACCGGCGGCCACTCCGGCCAGCCCGCCCACCAGCCGACCGACCGCCGGGTGGAGGAGGGTGACTTCCTCACCGTGGTGATGGGCGCCCAGTACCGCGGCTACCGCGTCTCGACCGCCCGGACCTTCGTGATCGGCGCCACTCCCGCGCCCTGGCAGGTCGAGCTGCACCGGCTGGTCTTCCGCGCCCAGCGGGCCGGTCGGGAGGCGCTCGGGCCGGGCGTCGAGCAGTGCGTACCCGACCGGGTCGCCCGGCAGGTCCTGGAGGCGGCGGGCCACACCGAGGCCTCGCCGCACCCGGTGGGCCACGGCATCGGGCTGGAGATCAGGGAGGCGCCGCGCCTCGGTCCGTCGGACATGGGTAAACTGGACAGCCGCGTGCCGGTCACCGTCGGCCCAGGGGTCCACCTCCCGGGCAAGGGCGGGGTCCGGATCGAGGACACGCTCGTCGTGCGCCCCCTCGAAGAGGGCGGGCCCGAGCTGCTCACCATCACCACCAAGGAGCTCCTCGCCCTGTGACGGCGGCCCCCGAGGGCCGTCGGCGGCAGGACGCGAACCCTTGGTTCCTTGACAGCTATATCCAGGAGTAAGTGCGCCCGTGGCTTCCACGAACGATCTCAAGAACGGCATGGTCCTCAAGCTGGAGGGCGGCAAGCTCTGGTCCGTCGTCGAGTTCCAGCACGTCAAGCCCGGCAAGGGCCCGGCCTTCGTCCGGACCAAGCTCAAGGAGGTCCTGACGGGCAAGGTCGTCGACAAGACCTTCAACGCCGGCACCAAGGTCGAGACCGCCAACGTCGACAAGCGCGGCATGCAGTTCTCGTACAAGGACGGCGAGAACTTCGTGTTCATGGACATGGACACCTACGACCAGCTGACGGTCGAGCCGGCCGTCGTCGGCGACGCCGCCAAGTACCTGCTGGAGGGCTTCGAGGCCCTGGTCGCCACCAACGAGGGCGCCGTCCTGTACATCGAGCTCCCGGCCGCCGTCGAGCTGACCATCGAGCACACCGAGCCGGGCGTCCAGGGCGACCGCTCCACCGGTGGCACCAAGCCGGCCACCCTGGAGACCGGTGCCGAGATCCAGGTGCCGCTGTTCGTCGTCACCGGCGAGAAGGTCAAGGTCGACACCCGCGACGGCAGCTACCTCGGCCGGGTGAAGTAAGTCCGTGTCGGCCGCACGTAGCAAGGCCCGCACCCGGGCCTTCCAGATCCTCTTCGAGGCCGACCACCGCGGGGTCGACCCGCAGCAGGTCCTCGCCGACTGGGTCGCCCGCGCCCGCGAGCCCAAGCCCGACGAGGGCACCCCGCAGGTCGGCGAGTACACGATGGAGCTGATCGAGGGGTACGTCCAGCACGCCCGTCGCATCGACGACCTCATCGAGCAGTACGCGGTCGGCTGGACGCTCGACCGGATGCCGATCGTGGACCGCAACGTCCTGCGGCTCGGCGCGTACGAGCTGATCTGGGAGGACGGCGTCCCGGACGCGGTCGTCCTGGACGAGGCCGTCGAGATCGCCAAGGAGTTCTCCACGGACGACTCCCCGGCCTTCGTCAACGGCATGCTCGCCCGCTTCCTGGAGCTGAAGCCGAGCATCCGCCGGTAGCGTTGACGCCTTGTGGAACGGCCGTCGGAACCGAGAACCTCGGTTCCGACGGCCGTTCCGCGTTTCCCCCGGCGATCGCAAGGTGCACCCGGCAGGCGTAAGGTGGGGCCCTACTCGTCAGTAACTTGAGCCAGTGACGTGAAGGGCAGGGCACCTCCATGACCACCGCGACCCGCAGCGAGTTCGACCAGGGCATCGCGCTGACCAGACACCCCGAGGAGGCCGGCCGCTACGAGGCCGAGCTCGGCGCCGGCTGGCAGATCGGCGGCGGGGTCAACGGCGGGCTGCTGCTCGCCGTGGCCGGACACGCGCTGTCGCTGGAGCACGGCCAGCACCCGGACCCGGTGTCGATCAGCGGTTACTACCTGTCCGCCTCCACCCCCGGCCCGGCCACCGTCCGCACCGAGGTGCTGCGCACCGGCCGCGGCCTGTCCACCGGCACCGCCTCGCTCAGCCAGGACGGCGTCGAGCGCCTGCGCGTGGTGGCCAGCCACGGCGACCTGGCCACCGTCGAGGGCGAGGTGCGCACCAGTGCCACTGCGCCGCAGCTGCCGCCGCCGGACCAGTGCATCGGCGTCGAGCACGCGCCCAAGCAGCTGATCGAGCAGGCGGCCCTGCTGGAGCGCTTCGACCTGCGGCTCGACCCGGCCACCGTCGGCTGGGCGCTCGGACAGCCCTCCGGCCGGGGCCGGATCCAGGGCTGGTTCCGGCTCGCCGACGGCCGCGAGCCCGACCCGCTGCTGCTCCTGCTGGTCGCCGACGCGCTGCCGCCGGTCACCTTCGACCTCGGCCTGCCCGGCTGGGCCCCGACCATCGAGCTGACCGTCCACCTGCGGGCCAAGCCCGCCCCGGGCTGGCTGCGGGTCGTCCACGCCACCCGCAACCTCGCCGGCGGCTACTTCGAGGAGGACGCCGAGATCTGGGACGAGGCCGGCCGCCTGGTCGCCCAGTCCCGCCAGCTGGCCCGGGCGCCGCGTCCGGCCTGAGGCCAGGCGGTGATCACGGCTCCTATTACCGGTGGTTACATTCCTGTGACACGCCGTACGTGTGTGGCGCGCGGAACTGGGGAGTAACACGGTCAGCGGCGAGCCCCGCCGCTGACCGTCACCGCCCGACGGCCGCCCGCCGACGCCAGGAGCCTCCGATGACCAGCCGCAAGGGCCGCGCCCGCCGCAACTCCGACTGCACCGCCGGCGGCCCGCGCCCCGCGTTGCGGGCGCCGCACCGGCCGCACCGGCCGCGGCGGGTCGAGGGGGCCGAGCAGGCGTTCGTCATCGGGGTGCTCACCAACGCCGCGGACTTCGCGCAGGCCCGTGACTGGGGGGTCAGCGACGCCCCCGACCACGAGCGCTACCTGGCCGACACCGCCGAGCTGCTGGCCGACGCCCTGGAGCGCTTCGAGACCGTCCGGGCCAGGATGTTCCACCCGCGGGACTTCGAGGAGTTCTGCCTGCTGCACGGCCTGGACCCGGCCGAGCCGGCCGCCCGCGACCGCTACCTGGTCAACCCGCCGCTGCAGACCCAGCTGCTGGCCTACCAGGGCGAGGAGCTGGCCGGGGACTTCGTGCCGCGGCTGGTCCGGGCCCGGGAGAACGGGCTGACGCTCTGCCACGCAGACCTGCTGCTGGACGGCGGACTGCTCGGGACCGCGGGCCCGGCGGAGCCGGACGAGGAGCACGCGCGCTGGGTGCGCGCCGCCTACCAGCGCGGGAGCGAGGTGTTCCGCCGGATGCTGGTCGGCGCGGGCGCCGGGGTGTACGAGTTGCGGCTGCGGGTGGACGCGCCGGGCGGGCCGCTGACCGCGGCGGCCCGGGTGCTTCAGTGGGAGGACGGCGTGGTGCGGATCAACGACGAGGAGCTGGAGCTGGTCTGCGCGGTGCTGTGCGCCGGGCTGGCGCTGGAGCTGCCGGCCGTCGCGGTGCTGCACGGCTCCCAGGGCTCGGCGGCCTCCTGCGGCGCCCGCGGCGGAGCCGCTGATGAACACTTCCTGCCGGCCGCCTGGGCCTGGTCGAGCAGTGGCCCGGACTGGGCGCCGGCCGCCCGGCCGGTGCGACTGGACGGGGTGGCGGCACAGCCGGGCTACAGCCTGGGGACGGCCTGCTGAACCCCCTGCCGCCGAGCCGAAGGGCGCGCCGGCGCCGAAAGTGAGGAGCGACAAGCGACCGA from Kitasatospora cathayae includes:
- a CDS encoding M24 family metallopeptidase, encoding MVDAYAGRRERVREHCSAAGVDAALITRAANVRYLTGCAPCGATLLLTRERALLSLPDDLPPDDSGEHLIAPDVTQVPVSAGADTALAAAAAAGRLGVRDLAVEEHDLTVTRHRAVAGLVEGARLADLGQVVERLRVVKDEHEIADLRIAAEIADQALGELLESILVGRTERHLAMELERRMIDHGADRAAFPVSVGTGGHSGQPAHQPTDRRVEEGDFLTVVMGAQYRGYRVSTARTFVIGATPAPWQVELHRLVFRAQRAGREALGPGVEQCVPDRVARQVLEAAGHTEASPHPVGHGIGLEIREAPRLGPSDMGKLDSRVPVTVGPGVHLPGKGGVRIEDTLVVRPLEEGGPELLTITTKELLAL
- a CDS encoding EamA family transporter gives rise to the protein MTVLLALSASLLTGLGDFGGGVLTRRLPALAVVVVSQTAATVVLLLALLATGGWADASPALWYAVAAGVIGPFAMLAFYRALALGPMGVVSPLATVGVAVPVGVGLALGERPGLGQLAGIAVAVAGVVLAGGPERGGPSAARTALLLSLAAAFGFGANMSLLSQASAGGGLLLVLCVQRVVNVLVGGAALLIGLRGTDTSGLLPELRSRLPLLTGVGLVDVAGNATYALASHGGSAAVAAVLASLYPVVTALLARGVLKERLRPVQLVGAGLAVAGTLLLATA
- a CDS encoding ArsR/SmtB family transcription factor, which produces MHLVPADRAGHRTIDGHRVCEAIAAIGDTEHVRSWAERFSLLADPGRLALLLALHRAGPLAVSDLAVATGMRDPAVSQALRLLRTAGLVTGDKDGRVVRYRLVDDGMRPLLDECAAADHEEPTAAAG
- the efp gene encoding elongation factor P; this encodes MASTNDLKNGMVLKLEGGKLWSVVEFQHVKPGKGPAFVRTKLKEVLTGKVVDKTFNAGTKVETANVDKRGMQFSYKDGENFVFMDMDTYDQLTVEPAVVGDAAKYLLEGFEALVATNEGAVLYIELPAAVELTIEHTEPGVQGDRSTGGTKPATLETGAEIQVPLFVVTGEKVKVDTRDGSYLGRVK
- a CDS encoding thioesterase family protein, whose protein sequence is MTTATRSEFDQGIALTRHPEEAGRYEAELGAGWQIGGGVNGGLLLAVAGHALSLEHGQHPDPVSISGYYLSASTPGPATVRTEVLRTGRGLSTGTASLSQDGVERLRVVASHGDLATVEGEVRTSATAPQLPPPDQCIGVEHAPKQLIEQAALLERFDLRLDPATVGWALGQPSGRGRIQGWFRLADGREPDPLLLLLVADALPPVTFDLGLPGWAPTIELTVHLRAKPAPGWLRVVHATRNLAGGYFEEDAEIWDEAGRLVAQSRQLARAPRPA
- the nusB gene encoding transcription antitermination factor NusB → MSAARSKARTRAFQILFEADHRGVDPQQVLADWVARAREPKPDEGTPQVGEYTMELIEGYVQHARRIDDLIEQYAVGWTLDRMPIVDRNVLRLGAYELIWEDGVPDAVVLDEAVEIAKEFSTDDSPAFVNGMLARFLELKPSIRR
- a CDS encoding helix-turn-helix domain-containing protein, yielding MPDPDLVSRALARNVKRLRTERGHTLDALAARSGVSRGMIVQIEQGRTNPSVATVVRIGDALGVSIATLLDYEEGPDVRIVPGDQAVPLWTGPEGGTGTLLHGIEAPGPLELWDWRMAPGEEYSAEPHPAGTVEILRVDEGELTLVHGERLHAVPAGSTVSFDASHAHVYRNAGERELRLTMVVSVPPPR
- the nicT gene encoding Nickel transporter NicT — encoded protein: MTLPETATPAEAVPSVLPTFRWKREDTIRTAGLMGVILAMHVVAFGTLVFLVAPQNYAVGTQVFGVGLGITAYTLGMRHAFDADHIAVIDNTTRKLMADGKRPVSVGFWFALGHSSMVVVMAALVAGGAQLAGTLMDDDSATHKWLGMIGTTASGAFLYLIGALNLAALFGILKVFRSMRAGRYDEAELEEHLDSRGLMARILNRATRSITRPGQMFPVGMVLGLGFDTATEVTLMVMAGSGAAAGLPWYAIACLPLLFAAGMSLFDTLDGTFMNFAYQWAFSNPVRKVYYNLTITGLSIAVAFIIGTIELVGVLHEKLDLTDPVTGFIADISLDNVGYAIAGLFVVVWAIAIAYWKLAGVEKRWTPVK